From a single Chiloscyllium punctatum isolate Juve2018m chromosome 31, sChiPun1.3, whole genome shotgun sequence genomic region:
- the LOC140456895 gene encoding uncharacterized protein — TFTKFTRGRDCKRVVCVCVCVCGQGFNSSSSLERQENASSTEKPWKCGDCGKGFSSPSKLETHRRSHTGERPFTCSECGKGFTHSSNLLRHRRVHTEQISLICSLCGKVFSHSSSLLRHQQIHTGERPFTCSECGKGFTQSSYLLTHQRIHTRESLFICSFCGDGFNRLSRFLKHQRIHTGASPFTCSVCGKGFIRPSKLLTHQYIHTGERPFTCSMCSKGFTNSSDLLTHQRVHTGERPFTCSACGKGFTRSSHLLTHQLVHTDQRPFQCSDCEKTFKSRRNLLTHQRVHTGERPFTCPICGKGFTQSSSCLTHQRIHK; from the coding sequence ACCTTCACAAAGTTCACAAGAGGGAGAGATTGTAaacgtgttgtgtgtgtgtgtgtgtgtgtgtgtggccaaGGCTTCAACTCATCGTCCAGTCTGGAGAGACAGGAGAACGCCAGCTCCACGGAAAAACCGTGGAAATGCGGGGACTGTGGAAAGGGGTTCAGCTCCCCATCGAAGCTGGAAACCCATCGacgcagtcacaccggggagagaccattcacctgctccgagtgcgggaagggattcactcattcctccaacctgctgagacaccggCGGGTTCACACAGAGCAGATTTCACTCATCTGCTCGTTGTGCGGCAAAGTATTCAGTCACTCCTCGAGCCTTCTGAGACACCAGCAAATTCACAccggagagaggccattcacctgctctgagtgCGGAAAGGGGTTCACACAGTCATCCTACCTGCTGACACACCAGCGCATTCACACAAGGGAGAGTCTTTTTATCTGTTCCTTCTGTGGGGACGGATTTAATCGACTGTCCAGATTTCTGAaacaccagcggatccacaccggggccagcccattcacctgctctgtctgCGGAAAGGGATTTATTCGGCCATCAAAACTACTCACACACCAGTatattcacaccggggagaggccattcacctgctccatgtgcaGCAAGGGATTCACAAATTCATCcgacctgctgacccaccagcgcgttcacacaggggagagaccgttcacctgctctgCATGCGgcaagggatttactcgatcatCCCACCTTCTGACACATCAACTTGTTCACACCGATCAGAGACCttttcaatgctctgactgtgaGAAGACCTTTAAAAGTCGAAGGAATCTGCTGACACACCAAcgggttcacactggggagagaccattcacttGCCCTatctgtgggaagggattcactcagtcatcctcTTGTCTGACACACCAGCGAATTCACAAGTGA